In Panacibacter microcysteis, the genomic stretch CTATGACCAAGCATGATACAGTGCGATATTTTTTCGTGTATGAGTAATGCGGCAATCATTTCAGCAAAATCATCAATTGATGATGCAACTTCCGCGTTCTTAAAAAAGGAATTGCCGCTTCCGGGAAGGTCAGGAATAAGCAGGCGGTGATTTTCTTTCAAAAAACCAACCTGTTCATTCCATACTGTTGCATCTTCACCGAAACCATGTACGAGAACAATTACAGGTTCTTTAATACCGGTCAGGGTATATGATACTGATGCATTGATATGTTGAAATTTTTTGTGCATAATTAACCCTGTGGCTTTTTTTGAAAACTGAAGCCGGCATGTGCAATATACCGGTAAAGCAGGTAAACAGCCAGTGGCAATATCGCAATATTAAGTTGTTGGGGCAGCCATAACCAAAGCGTAATTGTAAGTAACAGAACAATGGATGTTAATTTAAAATAAGACCTCACCGATTGCTTTTGTTTATTGGAAAACGCAATAATAAGATTTGGCGGAAGCGCCCATAACAAATTATAGTTATCTGCACATGCTGCATGATCTGTAAAGAACCACATAAATAAAAGCAGGAAGCCCAGCAACCCGGTTAAGTAGAGTAACAGGCTATCTATAATACGCGTCAGGCGTTTAGCGGTGGAAGATTTAGCTAAACTCAGCGTAAAGAACAATAGACAAACCGCAAATATGATCAGCAACGGTTCGTATATTCCTTTCATTTCCCCGTACGGTTGCGCCGGTAGCAATTGTCGTTTATTGCCGGTAAGCGTTTTGTTATCTCTTGTGGAAAGATCGATAGCTGCCATGAGGTACTCTGGCAAAAACATAGCCTGGCTGGTAGTTACAACCTTATCAAGTTTAGACCCCAGCAGAATGTCTATACCCAGTTTACTCCATGGCTGGCTGCCGCGGTCGAGGTAGAAATACAGCATATTTCGGAATGTAGTACCTGCGGGTACCAGCGAATCCGGCAGGTTTAATGACGCGGTGTTTTGAGCAATAATATCGCGTATACGGGTGGTGCAGTTATCAAATGTAAAATCATACTTATAGAACCTGTTTTGAGGCAGCATGTTGCTGTCAACAGCATGTTTGATTCTTAGTTTGTCTTCGCAGCTTAGATCGAGGATTTGTTCTGTTACACTTCTGCCATCGTACTGGTACTCATACATAAAATCATCCAGCTTATCAGGCGAAACAAAGTAGCGCAGCTTTCCACGCATAAACTTCAGGTAAAAATCCGGTTCTCCGTATCCTTCAAAAGTGCCCCAGTTGTAGATGATATCGGTATGTTTTGCCAGGTCAACAATTCTCAGTGCGCTATGGCCAAACAGTGAATAAAGTTCCTGACCAGGCGAGCAGGTTAACACACTTATACGGAGTGGGCAGGAACTGTCATTTTGGGCGGGGGCTGTGTTGCTGAGCAAAACAAATAATATCAGTAATGAACATAGTACCAACCTTCTCATGAAAACATTTGATTAGGTGCGTAAGTTCGTAAATATTTCATTTCCATTGTTATTAATCGGCAAATGATGGCATTTTGCAGGTAAAGATGGTTATATAAGCTGGCGCAGACTGTGTATTGCTGCATATTGAACCAGCCGTATAAGTGAGTGACACAACGGATGCTGATAGTAGCAATGCAGTTTAGTAAAACAAAATAGTCTGGCAGGAGCCAGACTATTGGTATAATTTGTTTGATTACGAATGATTAATAACGGTTGTAACCGCCGCCGCCGCCGCGATTTCCGCCACCACCACCACCACGGTAACCACCACCGCCGCCGCCACGGTTTCCACCGCCGCCGCCAAAGCTTTTCTTTTTGTAGCCACCGCCGTCTCCTTCTTTGCGTGGAGCTGACTCGTTTACCACAATCTTACGGCCCTGGATATCTGAGTCGTTCAGGTTGCTGATGGCAGTGCGTGCTGCTTCATCATCGCTCATTTCAACAAAGCCAAAACCTTTGCTGCGGTTGTTGTTGAATTTGTCTGTAACGATTTTTGCAGACACCACTTCTCCGTAAGTAGAGAAAAGATTGTTGAGGTCATCACTGGTCATGTTCCAGTTGAGGTTTCCTACGTAAATGTTCATGTTTTTTGAATTAAATGAAAAGATAAAACCAATAGAGATCAGTAACCCAAAAACCAAAAACATTTAATGTAGAAACGTTCAGGAATGGTAGCACTGTTTCTTTGGACGTAACGAAAATATTGATTTTATTGTAAAACAGGCAATTAAAATTTAAGTTTTAAAACTTTTGATTAAGTTTTGTTTAAGGAGCGGTTGCCGGCGGTTTTTCTGTTTGTGAATGATGATTTACAACGGTGATTATATACAGCTTAAAAACACTTTAAACCGTG encodes the following:
- a CDS encoding DUF4105 domain-containing protein, whose amino-acid sequence is MRRLVLCSLLILFVLLSNTAPAQNDSSCPLRISVLTCSPGQELYSLFGHSALRIVDLAKHTDIIYNWGTFEGYGEPDFYLKFMRGKLRYFVSPDKLDDFMYEYQYDGRSVTEQILDLSCEDKLRIKHAVDSNMLPQNRFYKYDFTFDNCTTRIRDIIAQNTASLNLPDSLVPAGTTFRNMLYFYLDRGSQPWSKLGIDILLGSKLDKVVTTSQAMFLPEYLMAAIDLSTRDNKTLTGNKRQLLPAQPYGEMKGIYEPLLIIFAVCLLFFTLSLAKSSTAKRLTRIIDSLLLYLTGLLGFLLLFMWFFTDHAACADNYNLLWALPPNLIIAFSNKQKQSVRSYFKLTSIVLLLTITLWLWLPQQLNIAILPLAVYLLYRYIAHAGFSFQKKPQG
- a CDS encoding RNA recognition motif domain-containing protein; this translates as MNIYVGNLNWNMTSDDLNNLFSTYGEVVSAKIVTDKFNNNRSKGFGFVEMSDDEAARTAISNLNDSDIQGRKIVVNESAPRKEGDGGGYKKKSFGGGGGNRGGGGGGYRGGGGGGNRGGGGGYNRY